The following are encoded together in the Neomonachus schauinslandi chromosome X, ASM220157v2, whole genome shotgun sequence genome:
- the PLXNA3 gene encoding plexin-A3: MPAVCFLLLVLPALAGAVDSSRPFPAFLVTDTTLTHLAVHRVTGEVFVGAVNRIFKLAPNLTELRAHVTGPVEDNARCYPPPSMRVCAHRLAPVDNVNKLLLIDYAARRLVACGSIWQGICQFLRLDDLFKLGEPHHRKEHYLSGAQEPDSMAGVIVEQGQGPSKLFVGTAVDGKSEYFPTLSSRKLISDEDSADMFSLVYQDEFVSSQIKIPSDTLSLYPAFDIYYIYGFVSASFVYFLTLQLDTQQTLLDTAGEKFFTSKIVRMCAGDSEFYSYVEFPIGCSWRGVEYRLVQSAHLAKPGLLLAQALGVPPDEDVLFTVFSQGQKNRASPPRQTILCLFTLSNINAHIRRRIQSCYRGEGTLALPWLLNKELPCINTPMQINGNFCGLVLNQPLGGLHVIEGLPLLADSSDGMASVAAYTYRQHSVVFVGTRTGTLKKVRVDGSQYAHLYETVPVVDGSPILRDLLFSPDHRHIYLLSEKQVSQLPVETCEQYVSCAACLGSGDPHCGWCVLQHRCCRQGACPGASAPHGFAEELSKCVQVRVRPNNVSVSSPAVQLTVAMRNAPDLSAGVSCAFEEVTESAAVVLPSGELHCPSPSLQELRALTRGHGATRTVRLQLLSRETGVKFAGVDFVLYNCSALQSCMSCVGSPYPCHWCKYRHVCTSHPHECSFQEGRVHSPEGCPEILPGGDLLIPVGVMQPLTLRAKNLPQPQSGQKNYECVVRVQGRQQRVPAVRFNSSSVQCQNASYSYEGDESGDTELDFSVVWDGDFPIDKPATFRALLYKCWAQRPSCGLCLKADPRFNCGWCVSEHRCQLRAHCPAPKTNWMHPSQKGTRCSHPRIAQGGPPPPLSIHPLMGPKEGGTRVTIVGENLGLSYREVGLRVAGVRCNSIPSEYVSAERIVCEMEESLVPSPPPGPAELCVGDCSADFRTQSEQLYSFVTPAFDRVSPSRGPASGGTRLTISGSSLDAGSRVTVTVRDRECQFVRRDAEAIVCISPVSTLGPSQAPITLAIDRANISSPGVFYTYTQDPTVTRLEPTWSIINGSTAITVSGTHLLTVQEPRVRAKYRGIETTNTCQVINDTAMLCKAPGIFLGRPQPQAQGEHPDEFGFVLDHVQTARSLNRSSFTYYPDPSFEPLGPSGVLDVKPGSHVVLKGKNLIPAAAGSSRLNYTVLIGGQPCALTVSDTQLLCDSPSQTGRQPVMVLVGGLEFWLGTLHITAERALTLPAVVGLAAGGGLLLLAITAVLVAYKRKTQDADRTLKRLQLQMDNLESRVALECKEAFAELQTDINELTNHMDGVQIPFLDYRTYAVRVLFPGIEAHPVLKELDTPPNVEKALRLFGQLLHSRAFVLTFIHTLEAQSSFSMRDRGTVASLTMVVLQSRLDYATGLLKQLLADLIEKNLESKNHPKLLLRRY; encoded by the exons ATGCCTGCTGTCTGCTTCCTCCTGCTGGTCCTCCCTGCCCTGGCGGGGGCCGTGGACAGCAGCAGGCCCTTCCCGGCCTTCTTGGTGACAGACACTACGCTCACGCACCTGGCCGTGCACCGGGTGACTGGGGAGGTGTTTGTGGGTGCAGTGAACCGCATCTTCAAGCTGGCCCCCAACCTGACCGAGCTGCGCGCCCACGTCACGGGGCCTGTCGAGGACAATGCTCGCTGCTACCCACCCCCCAGCATGCGAGTGTGTGCCCACCGCCTGGCACCTGTAGACAACGTGAACAAGCTGCTGCTCATAGACTACGCGGCCCGCCGCCTGGTGGCCTGTGGCAGCATCTGGCAGGGCATCTGCCAGTTCCTGCGCCTGGACGACCTCTTCAAGCTGGGTGAGCCCCACCACCGCAAGGAGCACTACCTGTCAGGGGCTCAGGAGCCTGACTCCATGGCCGGCGTCATtgtggagcaggggcaggggcccagcaagctgTTCGTGGGCACCGCTGTGGACGGCAAGTCCGAGTACTTCCCCACCCTCAGCTCCCGCAAGCTCATCAGCGACGAGGACAGTGCCGACATGTTCAGTCTG GTGTACCAGGACGAGTTTGTCTCCTCGCAAATCAAGATCCCCTCAGACACGCTGTCCTTGTACCCCGCCTTTGACATCTACTACATCTACGGCTTTGTGAGCGCCTCCTTCGTGTACTTCCTGACGCTGCAGCTGGACACCCAGCAGACGCTGCTGGACACGGCGGGCGAGAAATTCTTCACGTCCAAGATCGTGCGCATGTGCGCCGGGGACTCGGAGTTCTACTCGTATGTGGAGTTCCCCATCGGCTGCTCCTGGCGAGGCGTGGAGTACCGCCTGGTGCAGAGTGCCCACCTGGCCAAGCCCGGCCTGCTGCTGGCCCAGGCCCTGGGCGTGCCGCCTGACGAGGACGTCCTCTTCACCGTGTTCTCTCAGGGCCAGAAGAACCGCGCCAGCCCGCCACGGCAGACCATCCTCTGCCTCTTTACCCTCAGCAACATCAATGCCCATATCCGGCGCCGCATCCAGTCCTGCTACCGCGGGGAGGGCACGCTGGCCCTGCCCTGGCTGCTCAACAAGGAGCTGCCCTGCATCAACACC CCCATGCAGATAAATGGGAACTTCTGCGGGCTGGTGTTGAACCAGCCCCTGGGGGGCCTGCATGTGATCGAGGGGCTGCCCCTGCTGGCTGACAGCAGTGACGGCATGGCCAGTGTGGCCGCCTACACCTACCGCCAGCACTCTGTGGTCTTCGTCGGCACTCGGACTGGCACTCTGAAGAAG GTCCGGGTTGATGGCTCCCAGTACGCCCACCTGTACGAGACCGTGCCTGTGGTGGATGGCAGCCCCATACTCCGGGACCTGCTCTTCAGCCCTGACCACCGGCACATCTACCTCCTGAGTGAGAAGCAG GTGAGCCAGCTCCCAGTGGAGACGTGCGAGCAGTACGTGAGCTGCGCGGCCTGCCTCGGCTCGGGGGACCCCCACTGTGGTTGGTGTGTGCTGCAGCACAG GTGCTGCCGCCAAGGGGCCTGTCCGGGTGCCTCAGCCCCACACGGCTTTGCCGAGGAACTGAGCAAATGTGTCCAGGTGCGGGTCCGGCCCAACAATGTTTCGGTGAGCTCGCCCGCTGTGCAG ctgACGGTGGCCATGCGCAACGCGCCGGACCTCAGCGCTGGTGTGAGCTGTGCCTTTGAGGAGGTGACGGAGAGCGCGGCCGTCGTGCTGCCCTCCGGGGAGCTGCACTGCCCCTCGCCCTCCCTCCAGGAGCTCCGGGCTCTCACCCGGGGGCATG GGGCCACGCGCACCGTGCGGCTACAGCTGCTCTCCAGGGAGACTGGGGTGAAGTTCGCCGGGGTCGACTTCGTCTTGTACAACTGCAGCGCGCTCCAGTC GTGCATGTCCTGCGTCGGCAGCCCTTACCCCTGCCACTGGTGTAAGTACCGTCACGTGTGTACCAGCCACCCCCACGAGTGCTCCTTCCAGGAGGGCAGGGTCCACAGCCCTGAG GGCTGCCCTGAGATCCTGCCCGGTGGGGACCTCTTGATCCCAGTGGGCGTCATGCAGCCTCTTACCCTGCGGGCCAAGAACCTGCCACAGCCGCAGTCAGGCCAGAAGAACTACGAGTGCGTGGTCCGGGTGCAGGGGCGCCAGCAGCGGGTGCCGGCCGTGCGCTTCAACAGCAGCAGCGTGCAGTGCCAGAACGCCTCG TACTCCTATGAAGGCGACGAGTCCGGCGACACCGAGCTGGACTTCTCTGTGGTCTGGGATGGGGATTTCCCCATCGACAAGCCTGCCACCTTCCGAG CTCTCCTGTATAAGTGCTGGGCGCAGCGGCCCAGCTGCGGCCTCTGCCTCAAGGCTGACCCTCGCTTCAACTGCGGCTGGTGCGTCTCGGAGCACAGGTGCCAGCTGCGGGCGCACTGCCCAGCCCCCAAGACCAACTGGATGCACCCGAGCCAGAAGGGCACCCGCTGCAGCCACCCCCGCATTGCCcaggggggcccccccccccccctttcg ATCCACCCGCTCATGGGGCCCAAGGAGGGAGGCACCCGGGTCACCATCGTGGGCGAGAACCTGGGCCTCAGCTACCGAGAGGTGGGCCTGCGGGTCGCGGGCGTGCGCTGCAACTCCATCCCCTCTGAGTACGTCAGCGCCGAGAG GATCGTGTGTGAGATGGAGGAGTCGCTGGTGCCCAGCCCGCCGCCAGGGCCTGCGGAGCTCTGTGTGGGCGACTGTTCCGCTGACTTCCGCACTCAGTCTGAGCAGCTCTACAGCTTTGTG ACGCCAGCATTTGACCGCGTGAGTCCCAGTCGGGGCCCGGCGTCCGGGGGCACACGGCTCACCATCTCCGGGAGCTCGCTGGACGCCGGCAGCAGGGTCACTGTGACTGTGAGGGACCGCGAGTGCCAGTTTGTGAG GAGAGATGCTGAGGCAATTGTGTGTATCTCACCCGTATCGACCCTgggccccagccaggcccccatCACCCTGGCCATCGACCGCGCCAACATCTCCAGTCCTGGAGTCTTCTACACCTACACCCAGGACCCCACTGTCACTCGCCTTGAGCCCACCTGGAGCATAATCAA tgGAAGCACTGCCATCACTGTGAGCGGGACCCACCTACTGACAGTCCAGGAGCCCCGGGTCCGGGCCAAGTACCGAGGCATCGAGACCACCAAT ACGTGCCAGGTGATCAACGACACCGCCATGCTATGTAAGGCCCCCGGCATCTTCCTGGGacggccccagccccaggcccagggtgAACACCCCGACGAATTCGGCTTCGTGCTGGATCATGTGCAGACGGCCCGCTCCCTCAACCGGTCCTCCTTTACCTACTACCCTGACCCCAGCTTTGAGCCACTTGGGCCCTCTGGTGTCCTGGATGTCAAACCTGGCTCCCACGTGGTGCTGAAG GGCAAGAATCTGATCCCTGCAGCGGCTGGCAGCTCCCGCCTCAACTACACGGTGCTGATCGGGGGCCAGCCATGCGCCCTCACGGTCTCCGACACGCAGCTGCTGTGTGACTCGCCCAGCCAGACGGGCCGGCAGCCTGTCatg GTGCTGGTGGGCGGCCTGGAGTTCTGGCTGGGTACCCTGCACATCACGGCTGAGCGGGCGCTGACCCTGCCGGCCGTGGTGGGCCTGGCGGCAGGCGGTGGCCTCTTACTGCTGGCCATCACCGCCGTGCTGGTGGCCTATAAGCGTAAGACCCAGGATGCCGACCGCACGCTCAAGCGGCTTCAGCTGCAGATGGACAACTTGGAGTCCCGCGTGGCTCTGGAATGCAAGGAAG CCTTTGCTGAGCTGCAGACAGACATCAATGAGCTGACCAATCACATGGATGGCGTGCAGATCCCGTTCCTGGACTACCGGACCTACGCAGTGCGCGTGCTCTTCCCGGGCATTGAGGCCCATCCGGTGCTCAAGGAGCTGGAT ACCCCCCCCAACGTCGAAAAGGCCCTGCGCCTCTTTGGACAGCTGCTGCACAGCCGTGCCTTCGTGCTCACCTTCATCCACACGCTGGAGGCCCAGAGTAGCTTCTCCATGCGAGACCGTGGCACCGTGGCCTCGCTCACCATGGTGGTCCTGCAGAGCCGCCTCGATTACGCCACGGGGCTGCTCAAGCAACTGCTGGCAGACCTCATAGAGAAAAACCTGGAGAGCAAGAACCACCCGAAGCTGCTGCTGCGCAGGTACTAG